From Thalassotalea euphylliae, the proteins below share one genomic window:
- the cmoA gene encoding carboxy-S-adenosyl-L-methionine synthase CmoA produces the protein MQKNDTDLIYSNPHSQVKDFTFDAQVVEVFPDMISRSVPGYNTIIDTIGRLSQRYVQDDSTAYDLGCSLGAATLAMRRAITANNAKIVGVDNSQAMVERCQMHVAAFKGNTPVEIFNDNIENIAIENASMVVLNFTLQFIEKDKRQALINKIYQGLKPGGLLVLSEKITHRNDQTNELLIDLHHDFKRANGYSELEIAQKRTALENVMRPDSLEDHTERLSDAGFVHISQWFQCFNFLSIVAFKGEL, from the coding sequence ATGCAAAAAAACGACACAGATTTAATTTATTCAAACCCACACAGCCAAGTCAAAGATTTCACTTTTGACGCGCAAGTGGTCGAAGTATTCCCTGATATGATCAGCCGCTCTGTTCCGGGTTATAACACCATCATTGATACTATTGGCCGATTAAGTCAGCGCTATGTACAAGACGACTCAACGGCCTATGATCTCGGCTGCTCTTTGGGTGCCGCAACCTTAGCTATGCGCAGAGCAATAACAGCGAACAATGCGAAAATTGTTGGCGTTGACAATTCTCAAGCTATGGTTGAGCGCTGCCAAATGCACGTTGCCGCTTTTAAAGGCAATACACCCGTTGAGATTTTCAATGACAATATTGAAAACATCGCCATCGAAAATGCGTCGATGGTGGTACTAAACTTTACTCTGCAGTTCATTGAAAAAGACAAACGCCAAGCGCTTATCAACAAAATCTACCAAGGCCTTAAACCCGGTGGGTTATTAGTATTATCAGAGAAAATTACTCATCGAAATGACCAGACAAATGAGCTATTAATCGATTTACACCACGACTTTAAGCGGGCAAACGGTTATAGCGAGTTGGAAATTGCTCAAAAGCGCACCGCACTAGAGAACGTGATGCGCCCTGACTCACTAGAGGATCACACGGAGCGTTTATCTGACGCGGGGTTTGTTCATATTAGCCAGTGGTTCCAGTGTTTTAATTTCTTATCCATCGTTGCTTTTAAAGGTGAGTTATAA
- the cmoB gene encoding tRNA 5-methoxyuridine(34)/uridine 5-oxyacetic acid(34) synthase CmoB, translating into MSHYNAFYQAIAGNRLSHWLDTLPAQLTDWQKNHLHGEYAQWQKVLEQLPVTQTQHVNIKDSVTVGLPEEIEAGQLKRLEHMLKRLKPWRKGPYHIHGLHIDTEWRSDFKWDRLAPHTSDLKDRYVLDIGCGSGYHLWRMRGAGAKFVVGVDPTQLFVTQFNAVQHFIQDNNVHLLPLGVEQLPELNAFDTVFAMGVLYHRRSPIDFIYQLKAQLVKGGELVLETLIVDGDENTVLVPGERYAKMRNVWFLPSGKAMCAWLERCGFSNVRMVNTDITDVAEQRKTDWIDTESLKDFLDPNDASKTIEGYPAPKRAIFIANK; encoded by the coding sequence ATGAGCCACTACAATGCATTCTACCAAGCAATAGCGGGCAATCGTTTAAGCCATTGGCTAGATACATTGCCAGCACAGTTAACAGACTGGCAAAAAAATCACTTACATGGCGAATACGCGCAATGGCAAAAGGTGCTAGAGCAGTTACCTGTAACTCAGACGCAGCATGTCAATATTAAAGACAGCGTGACCGTTGGCCTGCCTGAGGAAATTGAAGCCGGACAACTTAAACGCCTTGAACATATGCTTAAACGGCTGAAACCATGGCGCAAAGGCCCTTATCACATTCACGGATTACATATCGATACTGAGTGGCGCTCAGATTTTAAATGGGATCGCCTTGCCCCCCATACTAGCGATTTGAAAGACCGTTACGTACTCGATATTGGTTGTGGCAGTGGCTACCACCTGTGGCGAATGCGAGGTGCTGGCGCAAAATTCGTTGTTGGTGTTGATCCAACCCAGCTTTTTGTCACCCAGTTCAATGCCGTTCAACACTTTATTCAAGATAACAACGTGCATTTATTACCACTGGGTGTTGAACAGCTGCCAGAATTAAACGCTTTTGATACGGTTTTCGCCATGGGCGTACTTTATCATCGCCGCTCACCCATCGACTTTATTTACCAACTTAAAGCCCAACTGGTGAAAGGCGGCGAATTGGTGCTAGAAACTTTAATTGTTGATGGTGATGAAAATACCGTACTGGTGCCGGGTGAGCGCTACGCCAAAATGCGCAATGTCTGGTTTTTACCCAGTGGTAAAGCAATGTGTGCTTGGCTAGAGCGTTGTGGTTTTAGCAATGTGCGCATGGTCAACACAGACATTACGGATGTCGCCGAGCAGCGAAAAACCGATTGGATTGACACCGAATCATTAAAAGATTTCCTTGATCCTAACGATGCCAGCAAAACGATTGAGGGTTACCCTGCGCCCAAGCGGGCTATTTTTATTGCCAATAAATAG
- a CDS encoding anti-phage deoxyguanosine triphosphatase — protein sequence MNQDWLARRLPSAQKRQQDHRSPFQRDRARILHSAAFRRLQSKTQVISSGQSDFYRTRLTHSLEAAQIGSGITAQLRSKYPELAAALFPDDDTLIEALCLAHDIGHPPFGHGGEVALHYMMRKHGGFEGNGQTLRIVARLEPFSEQHGMNLTRRSLLGLIKYPQLLDNLVHKIPNLAPVHYRQLQARHWHPPKGLYQDDSDIIDWVLAPLSPADRDLFQTIVPRDNQHSKTCFKSLDCSIMELADDIAYGIHDLEDAIVTGVVNRNDFDDHVIMPLRSIGDNWLSDYSEQLTNKLFSEHHYLQKDAIGGLVNYLITAIELLPVETQTGEFSEPLLKFNAKLPDEQAHVLQIFKDFVLQFVVKLPAIQRIEYRGQQVVMELFEALSSDPERLLPTSTAKRWRLAQEKGENAYRVIADYVAGMTDGYATRLYQTLFLPISAGDNYDAHS from the coding sequence ATGAACCAAGATTGGTTAGCACGCCGTTTACCAAGTGCCCAAAAACGCCAGCAAGATCATCGCAGTCCTTTTCAACGAGATCGCGCCAGAATTTTACACTCAGCGGCCTTTCGCCGTTTGCAGTCTAAAACACAAGTGATCAGCTCAGGGCAAAGTGATTTTTATCGCACTCGCTTAACCCATTCACTTGAAGCCGCTCAAATTGGCTCGGGCATTACCGCTCAATTGCGCTCAAAATATCCTGAGCTGGCAGCCGCGCTTTTCCCCGATGATGACACACTTATTGAAGCCTTGTGCTTAGCTCATGATATTGGTCATCCGCCCTTTGGTCATGGCGGTGAAGTGGCGCTGCATTACATGATGAGAAAGCACGGTGGTTTTGAGGGCAATGGCCAAACCCTGCGTATTGTCGCCCGATTAGAGCCATTTAGTGAACAACACGGCATGAATTTGACGCGCCGAAGCTTGTTGGGCTTGATCAAATACCCGCAATTACTCGACAACCTAGTGCACAAAATACCGAACTTAGCACCTGTGCATTATCGCCAATTACAAGCTCGCCACTGGCACCCGCCTAAAGGCTTGTATCAAGATGATAGTGATATTATCGATTGGGTGTTAGCGCCTTTATCGCCAGCCGATAGAGACCTGTTTCAAACCATAGTGCCGCGCGATAATCAGCACAGCAAAACCTGCTTTAAATCGTTAGATTGCTCCATTATGGAGCTAGCTGACGATATTGCTTACGGCATTCATGATCTAGAAGACGCTATCGTCACGGGTGTCGTTAACCGTAACGATTTTGATGATCATGTGATAATGCCACTGCGCAGTATTGGTGATAACTGGCTCAGCGATTATAGTGAACAGCTAACCAACAAACTGTTTTCCGAGCATCACTACTTACAAAAAGATGCCATTGGTGGTCTAGTAAACTATTTAATCACGGCCATTGAGTTATTACCTGTTGAAACACAAACGGGTGAATTTAGTGAGCCTTTGCTGAAATTCAATGCCAAGCTACCTGATGAGCAAGCACATGTATTACAAATATTTAAAGATTTTGTTCTGCAATTTGTCGTTAAACTGCCCGCTATTCAACGTATTGAATATCGCGGTCAACAGGTGGTGATGGAGTTGTTTGAGGCGCTCTCTTCAGATCCTGAACGCCTACTGCCAACTAGCACCGCCAAACGTTGGCGCCTCGCACAAGAAAAAGGTGAAAATGCTTATCGTGTTATCGCTGATTATGTCGCGGGAATGACGGACGGTTATGCCACAAGGCTCTATCAAACCTTGTTTTTACCCATCAGCGCTGGTGATAACTATGACGCACATAGCTAA